One genomic window of Magnolia sinica isolate HGM2019 chromosome 3, MsV1, whole genome shotgun sequence includes the following:
- the LOC131239874 gene encoding large ribosomal subunit protein uL11m-like, which produces MSTLKEILTRRLVAATIRLTVPAGAARPAPPVGPALGQYRLNLMAFCKDFNARTQKYKPETPMSVTITAFKDNTFEFTVKSPSVTWYLKKAAGIESGSSRPGHTVASTITLKHVYEIAKVKQSDPYCQYMPLESICKSVIGTANAMGIKVQKELD; this is translated from the coding sequence ATGTCCACCTTGAAAGAGATCCTAACCCGCCGCCTGGTCGCCGCAACGATCCGGCTCACGGTACCGGCCGGGGCGGCCCGCCCGGCTCCTCCGGTCGGGCCGGCCCTAGGTCAATACCGGCTCAACCTCATGGCGTTCTGCAAAGACTTCAACGCCCGGACCCAAAAATACAAGCCTGAAACCCCAATGTCCGTCACCATCACCGCCTTCAAAGACAACACCTTCGAATTCACCGTCAAATCCCCATCGGTCACATGGTACCTGAAGAAGGCCGCTGGGATCGAGTCGGGCAGCAGCCGGCCCGGCCACACCGTCGCTTCCACAATCACACTCAAGCATGTGTACGAGATCGCCAAGGTGAAGCAGTCCGATCCTTATTGCCAGTACATGCCGCTGGAGTCCATCTGCAAGTCAGTGATTGGGACTGCGAACGCGATGGGGATCAAGGTCCAGAAGGAGCTGGATTGA